In Uranotaenia lowii strain MFRU-FL chromosome 2, ASM2978415v1, whole genome shotgun sequence, one genomic interval encodes:
- the LOC129742757 gene encoding uncharacterized protein LOC129742757 translates to MTDDIRRLSKKEQILWNLLENLEDFLQDYEDDSDYGSLQPRLAKLDEAYERFCDLRVQIEVIMEDVNAEDDSVDDAAKKQTWKMENKTVYKDFVNRYFSLKQQMLSKIQSIPAQPTNLGPFVSDPVLPCHTKYPELTLPTFSGELSDWINFRDNFKSLIHDNAQLNDMDKFNYLRTSLKGDAILQINQIQVAAINYSLAWSTLQAKYENHKLIAREHMKALFEAPIMPTECFEALNVLISTFKINLQQLEKLGQKTSSWSTLLAFMLSQKLDPVTYRLWETHHGSKDVPSYESMIVFLENQCSILQSTASRNGNDDHRSYRAPISHSTVTMERFCPVCRSGSHKTEQCAKFYRMRVIDRKDLVRRLRLCFNCLDSGHFVENCSCCSCSKCGQRHHVLLHPYSPNQDSQSNLQFYSRSPRRPQRAISQSRSEPETLQNQAQTNSFQSTENNSQTTLQPPPTNTPTVSHHTTLLSTQRNTHTAMLSTAVVMLADSSGNTVLARALLDNGSQISMMTENLSQKLKFQRIRENLPVNGVGGSSSISKEAVFARIISCTSAFTTGERKFFVLPQITLDLPQRSVDTRTWKIPPSISLADPDFNKSGPIDLVLGVSTFYEVLLPHQMRIDEGNIDLEASTFMENSPITNSPSQPE, encoded by the exons ATGACTGATGATATCAGGCGTCTGTccaaaaaagaacaaattttgtggaatttacttgaaaatttggagGATTTTCTGCAAGATTACGAGGATGATAGCGACTATGGCTCACTGCAACCTCGGCTAGCAAAATTAGACGAGGCTTATGAGAGATTTTGTGACCTACGCGTTCAGATAGAAGTAATCATGGAAGACGTTAATGCTGAAGATGATTCTGTTGATGATGCTGCTAAAAAGCAAACttggaaaatggaaaataagaCTGTGTACAAGGATTTCGTAAACAGATATTTCTCGCTGAAACAACAAATGCTTTCGAAAATCCAGTCGATTCCTGCTCAGCCTACTAACCTTGGCCCGTTCGTTTCTGACCCAGTTTTGCCATGCCACACCAAGTATCCTGAGCTGACGTTGCCAACCTTCTCTGGAGAACTTTCGGATTGGATTAACTTCCGGGACAACTTCAAATCATTGATCCATGACAACGCACAGCTAAATGACATGGATAAATTTAACTACCTCCGAACATCGTTGAAAGGTGATGCCATTCTGCAGATTAATCAGATCCAGGTAGCAGCGATTAATTACAGTCTGGCGTGGAGCACTTTGCAAGCAAAATACGAGAATCATAAGCTGATAGCTCGGGAGCATATGAAAGCTCTTTTCGAAGCACCTATTATGCCGACAGAATGTTTTGAAGCCTTAAATGTACTGATATCAACATTCAAAATCAACCTCCAGCAGTTGGAGAAACTGGGCCAGAAGACTAGCAGTTGGAGTACATTGTTGGCGTTCATGCTCTCTCAAAAATTGGACCCAGTCACATACCGTCTTTGGGAAACACATCACGGTTCTAAAGACGTACCTTCATACGAATCGATGATTGTGTTTTTGGAAAACCAATGCTCGATCCTACAATCAACTGCGAGTCGAAATGGGAATGATGACCATCGAAGCTACAGAGCTCCCATCAGTCACAGCACGGTGACTATGGAGAGATTTTGTCCTGTCTGCAGGAGTGGATCGCACAAGACCGAACAATGCGCCAAATTCTACAGGATGAGGGTGATTGACCGAAAGGATTTGGTTCGGAGGTTGAGACTCTGCTTTAACTGTCTTGATTCCGGACATTTCGTCGAAAACTGCTCGTGTTGTTCCTGCTCGAAGTGTGGACAACGTCATCATGTATTACTGCATCCTTATTCTCCGAACCAAGATAGCCAGTCTAACTTGCAGTTCTATTCTCGTTCCCCAAGAAGACCTCAACGCGCGATCAGTCAATCGAGAAGTGAACCTGAAACACTACAGAATCAGGCCCAGACGAACAGTTTCCAATCTACAGAGAACAATTCGCAAACTACACTACAGCCACCTCCCACAAACACGCCCACTGTAAGTCATCACACTACACTACTCAGTACACAACGAAACACTCACACTGCTATGCTGTCGACAGCCGTTGTCATGCTAGCTGATAGCAGTGGTAACACAGTTCTTGCTCGTGCCCTGCTGGACAATGGATCTCAGATTAGTATGATGACTGAGAATTTGTCGCAAAAGCTCAAGTTTCAGCGTATTCGCGAAAACCTTCCTGTGAATGGTGTTGGAGGGTCTTCAAGCATCTCGAAGGAAGCTGTATTTGCTCGTATCATATCGTGTACATCTGCGTTCACTACTGGCGAGAGGAAATTCTTTGTGCTTCCCCAAATTACTTTGGATTTGCCTCAAAGAAGCGTCGATACTAGGACTTGGAAAATACCGCCTTCTATCAGCCTGGCAGATCCCGATTTCAACAAATCCGGTCCCATTGATCTAGTACTAGGAGTTTCCACATTCTACGAAGTTTTGTTGCCGCACCAGATGAGAATTGATGAG GGCAACATCGATCTGGAAGCGTCCACGTTCATGGAAAACAGTCCAATAACCAACAGTCCATCGCAACCTGAGTAA
- the LOC129742756 gene encoding uncharacterized protein LOC129742756 codes for MKKEVEFKKNLVIYRQARDSMERAMNFMQNFDPYTQVEQALARKNALESNYKKFCQDSLNLESLEEEENTEIDFAKDMAAFEEDYFTLKAFYASLEVPRTPAPSSSSSGHSFRALKLPDIKLPEFSGSILRWFSYYDTFDSLVHNNADLSDVQKFHYLESTLRGEALKLVEKMSVTGNNYSVALKMLTDRYQNLNILVRSHIEALFKVEKVRKECPRELTSLVGDFENNLGVLEKLGENTKGWSSLLVHMVSARLDHNTLREWQRAADIKKMPTYDELIKFIREYVMELETLQSDRPVRDSRPNLQSVNAATEVKSNDNCAACGKGHRLYFCEQFKHMPVTQRAAIVKKSGLCVNCLFGKHSFATCKYGACRVCGTKHHTLLHNPDVDKARGSGTNQVPKQPSVSNFAGVDSSLPVPLSLSANTHSGTKRLDLSPSNQVFLATAVVKVLGPKGTSFLARVLLDSASQPNLMTERFRRLLNSRKTPGNTEIAGIGGNISAVSLFSTVATVASRFNNFRVPLEFIVMDKVTSDLPTCTIDVNDWAIPENIRLADPSFATRGPIDMVIGARVFFELLRSGHSKLGDGKPMLQNSVFGWLVSGFHDSGSNADEVRVHCNLSTFHDLEQSVSRFWELEMCQTNSTLSVEERLCENHFESTTRRDDSGRYIVSLPKKPELIGQLGNSRAIATRRFYCLEKRLEQNSDLKAQYSSFMSEYLALGHMKLVDAVEDAPGRHFYLPHHAVFKPDSSSTKLRVVFDGSCKTTSGFSLNDLLLKGPTVQDDMISIILRFRMHPVVVTADVTKMYRQIWVAEEDRAYQRILWRESSSEPLRTYELTTVTYGTTTAPYLATRCLQQIADDEAQKFPKAVPVVKQGFYVDDVMRGFDTVEEAVAAIRETSLMLNSGGFPLCKYASNVPEVVEQIPAELREQASVLELDRSSPIKALGLFWKLTSDELLFKVPEWPDVPSTKRNILSHICSLFDPLGLVGPVIVRAKMLIQFLWEMQLGWDDPVPTSISDQWMEISSQLPILSQLSIPRFVLTEKLATLELHGFADASLRAYGACIYLRSISASGAVTVRLMTAKSRVAPTEKRRPTLARLELCASLRLANLQNQLLESLQLQCSRFLWSDSTITLHWISRDPSNWNSFVANRVSQIQQLTETATWLHVPTEDNPADHISRGLTPESIVGNELWWNGPKWLLRPPQHWPASAYSWKTQPPPEVDIEKRKSVPISAVCTNQESWTRETLSYFDSYYRLLRIIALCKRFMNNCKLLEHARTVGFLVPSEIRSAELSLLQCVQLEEFAEDHKRLRQGSTVSQKSPLLKLRPFMDPKEQLIRVGGRLKNAPIPFDRKYPFLIPKKHFITDLIFLDAHEETLHAGPSHLLAAVRRRYWPIDGPNKARNTVHQCIVCFRNKPRFAQQVMAHLPAVRVTPSLPFISTGVDFMGPVYLKPPRKQGPIKSYICVFVCMVTKAAHLELVMSLTSDAFIAALKRFCSRRRRPSEIYCDNATNFVGAKNQLEELRVLFLSQRHQSEIARTTARMGIAFHFIPPRSPTFGGLWEACVKSVKHHLHRVTLDVLQTQEEMTTTVAQIEACLNSRPLTPRSNDPTDLEALTPGHFLIGGPILALPEPNLTSLPSNHLSRWQDQQRVLQTLWDRWYVEYLPTLQRLQKWPGKHPNLAVGDMVLVEDNNLPPTKWPIARVLKTIVGDDACGRVADVLCDGNQIRRCSIRKMCPLPHCEASTVTESERQPSAPSCTPQPSPTIDLQAPSTLPAAAQLLAPNSEIGSDDDNDE; via the coding sequence ATGAAGAAAGAAGTGGAGTTTAAGAAAAACTTGGTGATTTATCGCCAGGCTCGAGATTCTATGGAACGAGCCAtgaattttatgcaaaatttcgaCCCGTATACGCAAGTTGAGCAAGCTTTAGCTCGAAAAAATGCTCTTGAGAgcaattataagaaattttgccaagaCTCATTGAATCTTGAGAGCCTTGAGGAGGAGGAAAATACTGAGATAGATTTCGCGAAGGATATGGCTGCTTTTGAGGAGGATTACTTCACGCTAAAAGCGTTTTACGCATCATTAGAGGTACCCCGCACGCCAGCACCATCGTCAAGTTCATCAGGTCATTCTTTTCGGGCCCTGAAGTTACCGGATATCAAACTGCCGGAGTTCAGTGGCAGTATTTTACGGTGGTTTTCTTACTACGATACGTTCGATTCGCTAGTGCACAACAATGCAGACTTGTCAGATGTGCAGAAGTTTCACTACCTCGAGTCGACTCTTCGAGGAGAGGCACTGAAACTTGTTGAGAAAATGTCTGTCACGGGTAACAACTATTCGGTGGCGCTGAAAATGTTGACTGATCGGTACCAGAACTTGAACATCCTGGTACGCAGTCACATTGAGGCGTTGTTCAAAGTGGAGAAGGTGCGCAAGGAATGTCCACGGGAATTGACAAGTTTGGTCGGCGACTTCGAGAACAACTTAGGAGTTTTGGAGAAGCTGGGCGAGAACACGAAAGGCTGGAGTTCACTTCTGGTGCACATGGTGTCAGCGCGGCTGGATCACAACACGCTTCGCGAGTGGCAGCGAGCAGCGGATATAAAAAAGATGCCGACGTACGACGAGCTGATCAAGTTTATCCGTGAGTACGTGATGGAGCTAGAGACGTTGCAGTCCGATCGACCAGTGCGTGACTCCAGACCCAATCTCCAGAGCGTGAATGCTGCTACCGAAGTCAAATCCAACGACAACTGTGCGGCGTGCGGGAAGGGACATCGTTTGTATTTCTGCGAGCAGTTCAAACACATGCCGGTTACTCAACGTGCTGCGATCGTGAAAAAATCTGGATTGTGTGTCAACTGCCTCTTTGGAAAGCATTCGTTCGCTACCTGCAAGTACGGAGCCTGCCGAGTATGCGGAACCAAGCATCACACGCTACTACACAATCCAGATGTCGATAAAGCAAGAGGATCCGGCACAAATCAAGTTCCGAAGCAGCCTTCCGTTTCCAATTTCGCTGGTGTCGATAGTTCGCTTCCTGTTCCTCTCAGCCTCTCCGCCAATACGCACTCGGGGACCAAACGTCTCGACCTCTCCCCTTCGAACCAAGTATTTCTCGCCACTGCTGTTGTCAAAGTCCTCGGTCCAAAGGGTACTTCGTTCCTCGCTCGAGTTCTGCTTGATAGCGCTTCGCAGCCGAATCTCATGACTGAAAGGTTTCGTCGTCTTCTAAATTCGCGGAAGACTCCTGGTAACACAGAGATCGCTGGCATTGGTGGAAATATTTCTGCAGTTTCGCTGTTTTCGACTGTCGCTACGGTTGCCTCACGGTTCAACAACTTCCGAGTTCCGCTGGAGTTTATTGTGATGGATAAGGTGACCAGCGATCTTCCAACTTGCACCATCGATGTTAACGACTGGGCCATTCCGGAGAACATTCGTCTCGCCGATCCATCGTTTGCTACGCGTGGTCCCATCGATATGGTGATTGGTGCACGGGTTTTCTTCGAGCTCTTGCGAAGCGGTCACTCCAAACTTGGCGACGGAAAACCGATGCTCCAGAATTCGGTGTTTGGTTGGCTCGTATCCGGTTTTCACGACAGCGGTTCCAATGCTGATGAAGTTCGGGTCCATTGTAACCTGTCGACGTTCCACGATCTTGAGCAGAGCGTTAGCAGATTTTGGGAGCTTGAAATGTGCCAGACAAATTCTACGTTGTCAGTTGAGGAGCGCCTTTGTGAGAACCACTTCGAATCAACAACTCGCAGGGATGATTCCGGGCGTTACATCGTTAGTCTGCCCAAAAAACCGGAACTCATCGGTCAACTGGGGAATTCGCGTGCTATCGCCACTCGTCGATTCTATTGCCTCGAAAAACGTCTTGAGCAGAATTCCGATCTCAAGGCACAATATTCCTCGTTCATGTCCGAATATCTTGCGCTTGGACATATGAAATTGGTTGATGCTGTCGAGGATGCTCCGGGTCGCCATTTCTATTTGCCACATCATGCTGTTTTCAAGCCGGACAGTTCTTCTACGAAGCTGCGAGTAGTGTTCGACGGTTCCTGCAAAACCACTTCGGGTTTTAGCCTCAACGACTTGCTGCTGAAGGGTCCAACTGTTCAGGATGACATGATTTCAATCATTCTACGGTTTCGGATGCATCCTGTTGTCGTAACAGCTGACGTGACGAAAATGTACCGCCAAATCTGGGTAGCAGAGGAAGATCGGGCTTATCAGCGGATTCTCTGGCGTGAATCTTCTTCGGAACCACTTCGTACGTACGAGCTTACGACGGTCACCTATGGCACCACAACCGCACCGTACCTGGCAACACGATGTCTGCAGCAAATAGCCGACGATGAAGCCCAGAAGTTTCCGAAAGCAGTTCCCGTAGTCAAACAAGGTTTCTACGTTGACGACGTTATGCGAGGCTTCGACACAGTGGAGGAAGCAGTTGCAGCTATACGAGAGACGTCTCTGATGCTGAATTCCGGTGGTTTTCCTCTCTGTAAATACGCATCCAATGTTCCAGAAGTAGTTGAGCAGATTCCAGCAGAGCTTCGAGAACAGGCCTCCGTTTTGGAACTTGATCGTTCGTCTCCAATCAAAGCACTCGGCTTATTTTGGAAGCTTACCTCCGATGAGCTTCTGTTCAAAGTTCCTGAATGGCCAGACGTCCCTTCGACCAAGCGAAATATCCTGTCGCATATCTGCAGCTTGTTCGATCCGCTTGGGTTAGTTGGTCCGGTGATTGTTCGTGCGAAAATGCTGATCCAGTTCCTTTGGGAAATGCAGTTAGGCTGGGATGATCCGGTTCCCACAAGTATTTCCGACCAGTGGATGGAGATTTCATCGCAGCTCCCGATTTTGTCGCAGCTTTCGATTCCTCGCTTCGTGTTGACGGAGAAGCTAGCCACTTTAGAGCTTCATGGGTTTGCTGACGCTTCACTGCGTGCATATGGTGCCTGCATCTACCTTCGTTCGATATCCGCATCGGGTGCTGTCACTGTCCGCCTGATGACAGCAAAATCCAGGGTTGCCCCAACTGAGAAGCGTAGACCTACCCTCGCACGTCTGGAGTTGTGTGCTAGTCTTCGTTTGGCTAATCTACAGAATCAACTGCTGGAGAGCCTTCAACTTCAATGTTCCCGGTTTCTGTGGTCAGATTCTACAATCACACTGCACTGGATTTCGCGCGATCCATCGAATTGGAATTCCTTCGTCGCCAATCGGGTTTCGCAGATTCAGCAGTTAACTGAGACCGCTACGTGGCTGCATGTGCCTACTGAAGACAATCCGGCTGACCACATTTCGCGTGGTTTGACTCCAGAATCCATTGTTGGCAATGAATTGTGGTGGAATGGTCCAAAATGGCTGCTTCGTCCTCCTCAACATTGGCCTGCGTCCGCGTATTCCTGGAAAACCCAGCCGCCGCCAGAAGTAGACATCGAGAAAAGGAAATCCGTTCCCATTTCCGCAGTTTGCACTAACCAAGAGTCCTGGACCCGAGAAACGTTAAGCTATTTTGATAGCTACTACCGCCTTCTTCGAATCATCGCCCTTTGCAAGCGTTTCATGAACAACTGTAAGTTGTTGGAACATGCACGCACCGTAGGATTTCTGGTACCTTCCGAGATTCGTTCGGCAGAGTTGTCACTTCTGCAATGCGTGCAGCTCGAAGAGTTCGCTGAAGATCACAAACGTTTACGGCAAGGCTCGACCGTTTCGCAGAAATCTCCGTTGCTGAAACTTCGCCCGTTCATGGATCCAAAGGAACAGTTGATTCGTGTGGGAGGTCGCCTCAAAAATGCTCCAATTCCATTCGACCGAAAGTATCCGTTTCTCATTCCGAAGAAGCATTTCATCACGGATCTTATCTTCCTCGACGCCCATGAAGAAACGCTTCACGCTGGACCTTCGCATCTATTGGCAGCAGTTCGTCGTCGTTACTGGCCAATAGATGGTCCAAATAAAGCCCGTAATACAGTCCACCAATGCATCGTCTGTTTCCGCAACAAACCGAGATTCGCTCAGCAAGTTATGGCACATCTTCCTGCTGTACGCGTTACACCATCGCTTCCATTCATCAGCACCGGAGTCGATTTCATGGGTCCAGTGTACTTGAAACCTCCTCGCAAACAGGGCCCAATCAAATCCTACATTTGCGTCTTCGTTTGCATGGTTACCAAGGCCGCACACCTCGAACTGGTAATGAGCCTTACATCCGACGCTTTCATCGCAGCGCTAAAACGGTTCTGCTCCCGGAGACGACGTCCATCAGAAATTTACTGCGACAACGCCACGAATTTCGTCGGCGCAAAGAACCAGCTGGAAGAACTTCGTGTTCTCTTCCTGTCGCAACGGCATCAGTCCGAGATTGCCAGAACAACAGCTCGAATGGGAATCGCTTTCCATTTCATCCCACCACGCTCACCCACCTTTGGAGGGTTGTGGGAAGCTTGCGTCAAGTCCGTGAAACATCACCTACATCGCGTGACTCTTGATGTCCTTCAGACGCAAGAGGAAATGACCACTACGGTCGCACAAATCGAAGCGTGCCTCAACTCCCGGCCGCTTACTCCCCGTTCCAACGATCCCACAGACCTCGAGGCCCTAACTCCAGGCCATTTCCTAATCGGTGGTCCAATCCTAGCTCTTCCCGAACCAAACCTTACCTCGCTACCCTCCAATCACCTGTCCCGCTGGCAAGACCAACAGCGTGTTCTCCAAACGCTTTGGGATCGCTGGTACGTCGAATACTTGCCCACTCTACAGCGTCTCCAAAAATGGCCCGGTAAACACCCGAATCTAGCCGTCGGTGACATGGTTCTGGTCGAAGACAACAACTTGCCTCCTACGAAATGGCCCATCGCTCGAGTCCTGAAGACGATTGTTGGCGACGATGCGTGTGGCAGAGTTGCAGACGTGCTGTGTGATGGAAACCAAATCCGCCGTTGCTCAATCCGCAAAATGTGCCCGCTCCCACATTGCGAAGCCTCCACAGTCACGGAATCCGAGCGTCAGCCTTCCGCTCCGAGCTGCACTCCCCAACCATCTCCCACAATTGATCTTCAGGCTCCATCCACACTTCCGGCCGCTGCTCAACTTTTGGCTCCGAACAGCGAGATTGGttccgacgacgacaacgacgagtAA